Part of the Vigna angularis cultivar LongXiaoDou No.4 chromosome 1, ASM1680809v1, whole genome shotgun sequence genome, taagcATAAGCTGCAACCTGTATTTGTAGAAATATTCTTGGCTTGTTAGGAATGATGACTATGCTTTTCTCTTTTGAGGTGCTTTTAGTTGCTCATTCTTCTGTACGCATAATTGGGATGCTGAATATTCTACGAGACTAGGAGCTATAGAAACATTAATCTGGTGACTATGGATTTACGTCATAAATATTGGATTAATGATTTTCATTGGTTATTCGAATAAAGAACTTGATGTGGAGCTTTATTCTAACGGTTGCTATGTACGTAAGATTTTCTCTAAAATAAGTTGTAATTCATATCTTGTTTCCAATGACATGAAATATAGGTGAATGGCATTATAAAGTTTGATTCTTTATTGATACTTAAATCAAATGCAGTGCATACATATATAATTCAAGTATTCAGAGATGGTGTAAATTAATTGCTTTGATAtcacttttccttctttttatttttttcaatgatGGTCTATAATTTGTTATAATGAGAGATGAAGTGGAAACATGAATACGAATGAATGATTATTTTGACCCTCAAAAATGCTGTATTATGtataaagttgttaaaataatattcattgaCATTAATAAGGTCAATCAGTTTGTAGAGTTGGTGTTCATACGTGTTTGtacaaatttgtttatttatctatatgttCACGCAGATACATGGGCACAATAACTGGAATTAGTGACCTGGACTCTGTTCGGTGGCCAAATTCTCATTGGCGCTCAGTCAAGGTTTGTCTAGAATTTATCAGATATTTCATTTATGTGATATAGTTATATAAAGATCGATAATATCTTGCTTTAAAAACAGTTTATGTCTCATTAGGGGTTGAGGAAGGATTTTAAAATGGTTTTTTCTTGAGATGCAGGTTGGCTGGGATGAATCCACAGCAGGAGAGAGGCAACCCCGGGTTTCTTTATGGGAAATTGAGCCATTAACTACATTTCCAATGTATCCATCTCCATTCCCCCTTAGGCTCAAGAGACCATGGCCTCCAGGAATGCCTTCATTCAATGGTATGCTTCTTGCCAAATATTAGTGAACTATGTGATGACCTGATTTATTTTCAACTTACAAAGCAGTTTTACATTTCTAAGTCAATTTCATTTATGTATCAACGGATTGACTCTCCCCTATGGATCGTAGCAGGCTTGAAGGATGATGATTTTGGTTTAAATTCTTCACTAATGTGGCTTCGAGACTCAGACAGAGGTCTTCCATCTCTTAATTTTCCGGGGATTGGTGTTAGTCCTTGGATGCAGCCAAGGCTTGATCCCTCAATGGTGAACTATCAAACAGACGTGTACCAAGCAATGGCTGCCGCTGCACTTCAGGATATGTGGAGTTCAGATCCTTCCAAACAACATCCTACTTCCTTACTTCAATTTCAGCAACCACAGAACTTCCTGAATAGGACTTCTCCCACAGTGCAGACTCAGATCTTGCAGCAATCTCAATCTCAGCAATCGTTTCCAAATAGTCAAGAAATACCACATCCATCTCAATCTCAGGCTCAGACTCTAACACATTTTCAGCAGCATTTGCAGCATCAGCATTCATTCAATAATCAGAACCAGCATCATCTTCTACAGCAGCAACAACAGCAGCAACAATCACAACAACCgcagcagcaacaacagcaACTGCAGCAGCAACAAGTGATTGATCATCAGCAGATTTCAAGTGCTGTCTCTACAATGTCTCAGTTTGTTTCAGCACCTCAATCCCAATCGCCACCCATGCAAGCTATCTCTTCACTGGGACATCAGCAGAGTTTTTCTGATTCAAACGGGAACCCTGTAACTAATGCTATTGTTTCTCCCCTGCATAGTATTTTGGGTTCATTTCCCCAGGATGAAACATCTCACCTTCTCAATCTTCCTAGAACCTCATGGGTTCCTGTTCAACCTTCAACTGCATGGCCACCCTCCAAACGTGTTGCAGTGGATCCTCTCCTTCCTTCTGGGGCATCTCAATGTGTTCTGCCTCAAGTGGAACAGTTAGGGCAACCACAGAGTACCATGGCTCAAAATGCAATTACATTGCCACCCTTTCCTAGTAGAGAGTGTGCTATAGAAGGAAGCAGTGATCCGcaaaatcatattttgtttGGAGTAAATATAGAGCCCTCATCACTGCTAATGCATAATGGGTTGTCAAGCCTCAAGGGAGTTAGCAGCAACTGTGGCCCACCAACTATACCTTTCCAATCATCTAATTACCTGAACACCACAAGCACTGATTCTTCAATGAATCCTGGAATGGCACACAATATTGGTGAGTCGGGCTTCCTGCAAACCCCAGAAAATGGAGGGCAAGGAAACCCACCGATCAAAACCTTTGTAAAGGTGAGATTTTCCCATGGGtgtattttcttcaaaattaaatgttatatattttctcttgCTATATTTTTGTGGTTCACAATAAAAGTGGCCTATTAATAGTTGATTTTTATAttgcatatatattttttgacaGGTTTATAAGTCAGGGTCCTTTGGAAGATCATTGGATATTACAAAATTTACCAGCTACCATGAGCTACGCGGTGAGCTTGCTCGCATGTTTGGCCTTGAAGGTGAGTTGGAGGACCCTGTGAGATCAGGCTGGCAGCTTGTATTCGTTGACCAAGAGAATGATGTTCTTCTCCTCGGTGATGGCCCATGGCCGTAAGTATTCttggtttcttttatttctaaatgAAATCCCATGGCACTTTAGAATATCTGCATAGACAATTCTCATTGTCTGCCATGTGTTTTTATCCCTAGTGGTGATAGCTTGTATATTCTGGATTTCATTTCTCTTTAGTTTTTGTGAAAGCAAATGACCTATTGACCAGGTTCTTTTCTCACACCTTTAAGATCGTACATGTTTTTGGTGGAACAGGGAATTTGTAAATAGTGTAGGGTGCATCAAGATACTTTCCCCTCAGGAAGTGCAGCAAATGGGCAACAATGGCCTTGAGCTTCTTAACTCAGTCCCAATCCAAAGGCTCTCTAGTGGCGTGTGTGATGACTATGCAGGCCATGAGGACCCAAGAAGTATTAGCACTGGGATAACAACTGTGGGTTCTTTAAACTACTGATATGACAGTCAATACCATGAATCTCTTTTCTCACTTGTATTATTACTCCTTCTCCACCCTTTGTCAATGGCAATGGTGGGAAGTACTGCCTAGTTGTAGTTTATAGGCTACCTGTTagccttttgtttttgttttcatgtttttgCTTCTTAGGACCATTTATAAGCTAAACATGTAACTATATGGCATCATGTCAATGTGCTATCTACAATATATTGATTACTTGATCGTTTAGAAGCTCAACTCAACGCATAAAGAGTGAATATAGCTCTCTTTCCCTATCTGaggataattaattattacttttaccTTTGACTTTGATCATTGGGGCATGTGTATATTACCAAGAGTTTTTACTTGATAGGTGAAGGTAAATACTAGACTTCACTGCAAAATCTTATCAATTATGTAGATTCAGTGGAGGATAATAGAGGAAATTGGAGTGTTGGACTTATCGAACTTTTTGACATCTAAACATCTTGGGAACTGTTGATGTGACACTTAAAACATGAAGAGGACACCAAAACCATGTGATGTGTCTCTCTTAACATAAAAGGACTGTGAACAGATCACTTTGTGCTTCCATTAATGTGAAAGTGGCCTGTTTTGTATTCTTCTTGGTTTTGGCCATGCACCCTTTTCACTTTACTTGTGATGGATATGATTCATGAATGGCAAAACTGAAAGCTGTGTATTTGTCCATTTTAAACTCGATTATTCCTCCACGTACCAAGTATATGGAATCTGGAATCTGAAACCTAAAAGCATCCAAGTTTTGTGCCACCACTAAGGTATCCCTTCTTTAAAAGCTTGacaaattgttttcttaatggTGGTGGTTGGTTCATTGCTACTTTCAAATCACTTACCTAACTATGAGGGACACCAACAGTGCTAATTGCTCCAGCTAAATATAACTCAATAAAAATCTTCACTTATAAAGTATAGTTTTGGTTAAAGATATTATATGTACACATCCTACACAGCTATATCCTAACTGATGGGAGGAGGCAAAGGAGAAAGTCTATGTATACATATTGACTCCATTTTCAGAAAGTTGTAAGCATATTAGtaatattattcataataaCTATTAAATGTTGTGGTAGGTTATCAACGAATTCAcagtttttctaataatttcaGTGACTTGCCGTGTACAAATTTGTGCATTGTCATTTTCAACATGCCAGGTGTATTAACTAGAAATACAAAATTtaccttaatttttttaaagctGTTCATACAATTTATTACCATTTGATAGGTAAATGTTGcctaaaatttaagataatatttttacaattggGCAGGCGGACCACAACTTCTCaaatttgtattgtttttaataaatttcagtAATACTTTTGAATTTATTACCAAAAATCATCTATAAAATGTTTATTGAGCAGTTCTTGATGATTTAAAACTGTTGCATAGACATGACATTtgcaaatgaaaataatattctcCTTGATATTATAgatacactagtacaaaaataactttagacgtccgttattttgggctttttacGTCCGACCCGTGTCGGACGTCTATAAGAGTGACGTTGATGGGACGTCCGACCTGTTTAGTCagacatctatatagacgtctgacttGTTCAGGTCGGACGTCTAAGACCCTGGAACGAGTTTGGTCTCTATAGTTCATTGGACGTCTCTGTATACACTGATTGATGTCTATAGACGTCCAATGTTGCATTAACAGACGTCTAgggggtattttttttttcaaaatttatttatttttgcaataaaactacatttgaaaagcagaaaattgtcccagaacattgtaatattatatatcaacttgtttgaagttaacaaaatagtaaaaaacaatccaaaacctaaactatcaaaagttaaagttaaactaaatctaaatatgttgaacaacaataataaatcttCCTATCTATGTCCATttttgcagaagataagttgtccactcTTGTCTTATCTTCTTAATTGCGTCCTCTGGTATAgaagatgtactcttgaagtgttgcaaaatgaagaaagatgcaTCATGTACCTATCttacaacaaagttaagttgttagaaactaagaatctaaataaGTTAAGCATCATTATCTCATTCCaatcatctgtaatgacagctcgaatgatggtcttaatccaagacatgacatagtacccacattcccatgaatctagctgcttgttacactaaaatgaccaACTAAATAGTCAAacatttagatcattcaataactagtaaaataaattagaactataaatgacttacaacctttggatacagaACGGATACTAACTGACCTCGATTTTTACCCATTACTctatttaaattgaaaacacaaggtaatattaatataactatatttatcataaaatgcGAAGgtcaaaatgaatttgaaacataaaaagagaaacacttacccttgaagcatgtttcttaagtcatttttcatcttcttgtgcagcgaacaaaaccatataatttacattgtttgggaatgatgagcATCAACTGCCAATGAGACCTATCATGATTCATAAGTAgttagtaaactaattaagaaaactttaatgaaattttacatcAAGCAACccatacccatcaatgtatggcacaaagTATATGTCTTTGTTTGACTTAGCCATCCATGTTTCCAAATACTTTTGTTTGCTCTCAATTGTGTTATCAGAAGGTTggatggtctgaggttcaacaaattcgtacatggaagaccgaccttggtccaCAATGactgtgtccatgtacctaaaacaacaaagttaagttgttagaaactaagaatgtaaataagtttaatatggaagacaaaattaactatcttacatgcaccatagttaaaggatggaaatattcaacatcctgtctcccccaatGA contains:
- the LOC108346054 gene encoding auxin response factor 6 isoform X2, producing MKLSSAGFSPPPQEGEKRVLDSELWHACAGPLVSLPAVGSRVVYFPQGHSEQVAVSTNREVDGHIPNYPSLPPQLICQLHNVTMHADNETDEVYAQMTLQPLSPQEQKEAYLPAELGTPSKQPTNYFCKILTASDTSTHGGFSVPRRAAEKVFPPLDFSQQPPAQELIARDLHGNEWKFRHIFRGQPKRHLLTTGWSVFVSAKRLVAGDSVLFIWNEKNQLLLGIRRANRPQPVMPSSVLSSDSMHLGLLAAAAHAAATNSRFTIFYNPRASPSEFVIPLAKYVKAVYHTRVSVGMRFRMLFETEESSIRRYMGTITGISDLDSVRWPNSHWRSVKVGWDESTAGERQPRVSLWEIEPLTTFPMYPSPFPLRLKRPWPPGMPSFNGLKDDDFGLNSSLMWLRDSDRGLPSLNFPGIGVSPWMQPRLDPSMVNYQTDVYQAMAAAALQDMWSSDPSKQHPTSLLQFQQPQNFLNRTSPTVQTQILQQSQSQQSFPNSQEIPHPSQSQAQTLTHFQQHLQHQHSFNNQNQHHLLQQQQQQQQSQQPQQQQQQLQQQQVIDHQQISSAVSTMSQFVSAPQSQSPPMQAISSLGHQQSFSDSNGNPVTNAIVSPLHSILGSFPQDETSHLLNLPRTSWVPVQPSTAWPPSKRVAVDPLLPSGASQCVLPQVEQLGQPQSTMAQNAITLPPFPSRECAIEGSSDPQNHILFGVNIEPSSLLMHNGLSSLKGVSSNCGPPTIPFQSSNYLNTTSTDSSMNPGMAHNIGESGFLQTPENGGQGNPPIKTFVKVYKSGSFGRSLDITKFTSYHELRGELARMFGLEGELEDPVRSGWQLVFVDQENDVLLLGDGPWPEFVNSVGCIKILSPQEVQQMGNNGLELLNSVPIQRLSSGVCDDYAGHEDPRSISTGITTVGSLNY
- the LOC108346054 gene encoding auxin response factor 6 isoform X1, with product MKLSSAGFSPPPQEGEKRVLDSELWHACAGPLVSLPAVGSRVVYFPQGHSEQVAVSTNREVDGHIPNYPSLPPQLICQLHNVTMHADNETDEVYAQMTLQPLSPQEQKEAYLPAELGTPSKQPTNYFCKILTASDTSTHGGFSVPRRAAEKVFPPLDFSQQPPAQELIARDLHGNEWKFRHIFRGQPKRHLLTTGWSVFVSAKRLVAGDSVLFIWNEKNQLLLGIRRANRPQPVMPSSVLSSDSMHLGLLAAAAHAAATNSRFTIFYNPRASPSEFVIPLAKYVKAVYHTRVSVGMRFRMLFETEESSIRRYMGTITGISDLDSVRWPNSHWRSVKVGWDESTAGERQPRVSLWEIEPLTTFPMYPSPFPLRLKRPWPPGMPSFNAGLKDDDFGLNSSLMWLRDSDRGLPSLNFPGIGVSPWMQPRLDPSMVNYQTDVYQAMAAAALQDMWSSDPSKQHPTSLLQFQQPQNFLNRTSPTVQTQILQQSQSQQSFPNSQEIPHPSQSQAQTLTHFQQHLQHQHSFNNQNQHHLLQQQQQQQQSQQPQQQQQQLQQQQVIDHQQISSAVSTMSQFVSAPQSQSPPMQAISSLGHQQSFSDSNGNPVTNAIVSPLHSILGSFPQDETSHLLNLPRTSWVPVQPSTAWPPSKRVAVDPLLPSGASQCVLPQVEQLGQPQSTMAQNAITLPPFPSRECAIEGSSDPQNHILFGVNIEPSSLLMHNGLSSLKGVSSNCGPPTIPFQSSNYLNTTSTDSSMNPGMAHNIGESGFLQTPENGGQGNPPIKTFVKVYKSGSFGRSLDITKFTSYHELRGELARMFGLEGELEDPVRSGWQLVFVDQENDVLLLGDGPWPEFVNSVGCIKILSPQEVQQMGNNGLELLNSVPIQRLSSGVCDDYAGHEDPRSISTGITTVGSLNY